The following are encoded in a window of Flavobacterium cupriresistens genomic DNA:
- a CDS encoding GYDIA family GHMP kinase, protein MKTTFYSNGKLLITGEYLVLDGAKAFALPTKFEQNLVVEDGTNKEIKWKSYDFDHQIWFEDCISFSDIINNPIAQIETVKTTLITILHEAYLLNPDFINQAQGYHITTQLTFPKNWGLGTSSTLLNNIAQWTKIDAFTLLKNSFGGSGYDIACAQHNTPIIYRLEQNVPVVEPVTFNPDFTQNLFFVYLNKKQSSKTAINAYYNNKNQNLANSITENNKITQAALKAKTLTEFAYALEKHETHLSNILELETIKEIAFPDFNGVVKSLGAWGGDFVLVISKENPKEYFASKGYETILTYAEMIL, encoded by the coding sequence ATGAAAACAACCTTTTACAGTAACGGCAAACTCTTAATTACGGGTGAATATCTGGTTTTGGATGGTGCCAAAGCTTTTGCGCTGCCAACAAAATTTGAACAAAATTTAGTCGTAGAAGATGGAACAAACAAGGAAATTAAATGGAAAAGTTACGATTTTGACCATCAGATTTGGTTTGAAGATTGTATCTCTTTTTCAGATATTATAAACAATCCAATTGCACAAATTGAGACTGTAAAAACGACCTTAATTACGATTTTGCATGAGGCTTATCTCTTAAATCCTGACTTTATTAATCAAGCTCAGGGTTACCATATTACAACGCAGCTTACATTTCCTAAAAACTGGGGATTAGGCACTTCTTCTACCTTATTGAACAATATCGCTCAATGGACCAAAATAGATGCTTTTACGCTACTTAAAAACAGTTTTGGAGGTAGTGGTTACGATATTGCCTGCGCACAACACAATACTCCGATTATTTACCGTCTGGAACAAAATGTACCTGTAGTAGAGCCTGTAACTTTTAATCCGGATTTTACTCAGAATTTATTCTTTGTTTACCTTAATAAAAAACAAAGCAGTAAAACAGCCATAAACGCATACTACAATAATAAAAATCAAAATTTAGCCAACAGCATTACCGAGAATAACAAAATCACGCAGGCGGCCTTAAAGGCAAAAACCTTAACCGAATTTGCTTACGCCTTAGAAAAACATGAAACACACTTAAGTAATATCTTAGAATTGGAAACCATAAAAGAAATTGCTTTTCCTGATTTTAATGGTGTCGTAAAAAGCCTTGGTGCATGGGGTGGCGATTTTGTATTGGTGATTTCAAAAGAAAACCCAAAGGAGTATTTTGCTTCAAAAGGATATGAAACCATTCTTACTTATGCGGAAATGATATTGTAA
- a CDS encoding hydroxymethylglutaryl-CoA reductase, degradative has translation MNNAVAGFSKLSKNEKINWIANTYFSTPDEALKIIRNYWNSDHKLQQLHDEFIENTITNLYIPLGVAPNFLINGTYKTIPMAIEESSVVAAASKAAKFWATRGGFKATVMNTEKIGQVHFTFNGDAEKLQLFFDQIKPKFFSDTQSITKNMQQRGGGILDIQLRDKRNLLDNYFQLHATFETKDSMGANFINSCLEQFATTLKEEAQNSDLFAENETLQVVMSILSNYVPNCVVRAEVSCPVEDLTEKHISNPQEFAERFVQAVQIAEVEPFRAVTHNKGIMNGVDAVILATGNDFRAVEAGIHAYASRNGQYSSLSHAKIENGIFTFWLEIPLALGTVGGLTSLHPLVKLCLEVLQKPSARELMEVVAVAGLAQNFAALRSLTTNGIQAGHMKMHLNNIINQFEATEEERHLIKTHFKTNAISHSAVVEFIENLRK, from the coding sequence ATGAACAACGCCGTTGCCGGATTTTCAAAATTATCCAAAAATGAAAAAATAAACTGGATTGCAAACACCTATTTTTCGACTCCCGACGAGGCTCTTAAAATAATAAGAAATTACTGGAATTCAGACCACAAGCTCCAACAACTGCACGATGAATTCATAGAAAACACCATCACTAATTTATATATTCCGCTTGGAGTTGCTCCTAACTTTTTAATCAACGGGACGTACAAAACAATCCCAATGGCTATTGAAGAAAGTTCTGTGGTAGCCGCTGCTTCAAAAGCTGCCAAATTCTGGGCCACACGTGGTGGATTTAAGGCAACCGTAATGAATACTGAAAAAATTGGACAGGTTCATTTTACATTCAACGGAGATGCTGAAAAATTACAGTTGTTCTTCGATCAAATCAAACCTAAATTTTTCTCAGACACGCAAAGCATTACCAAAAATATGCAACAGCGCGGAGGAGGAATTCTCGATATTCAATTAAGAGACAAAAGAAATTTACTTGACAATTATTTCCAACTGCATGCTACTTTTGAAACCAAAGACAGTATGGGAGCCAATTTCATTAATTCTTGTCTGGAACAATTTGCGACAACTTTAAAAGAAGAAGCTCAAAATTCTGATTTATTTGCCGAAAATGAAACTCTTCAGGTTGTCATGAGTATTTTATCTAATTATGTACCAAACTGTGTTGTCAGAGCCGAGGTTTCTTGCCCGGTTGAAGACTTAACTGAGAAACACATTTCAAATCCGCAGGAATTTGCAGAACGTTTTGTACAAGCTGTTCAAATTGCAGAAGTGGAGCCATTTAGAGCCGTAACCCATAATAAAGGTATTATGAATGGTGTTGATGCGGTAATTCTGGCGACAGGAAATGACTTTAGAGCAGTAGAAGCCGGCATTCATGCTTATGCCTCCAGAAATGGTCAGTATTCGAGTTTATCACATGCCAAAATCGAAAATGGAATATTTACTTTTTGGCTTGAAATTCCACTTGCACTGGGCACTGTTGGCGGACTAACCTCCTTACATCCTTTAGTAAAATTGTGTTTAGAGGTGCTTCAAAAACCTTCTGCAAGAGAACTAATGGAAGTAGTCGCCGTTGCAGGTCTGGCACAAAATTTTGCCGCATTACGCTCGCTAACAACAAACGGAATTCAGGCAGGCCATATGAAAATGCACCTAAATAATATTATCAACCAATTTGAAGCCACCGAAGAAGAGCGTCATTTGATTAAAACGCACTTTAAGACCAATGCAATTTCTCACAGTGCTGTGGTTGAATTTATAGAAAATTTACGAAAATAA
- a CDS encoding S9 family peptidase produces the protein MNTSRITVILLLLVTTVFGQQKVTVENIYHGVFQAKGMDKLQSLKNTNQYTVLNADEASGSMEIDLYDFATLKKVSNLIDTKNHAALAGKIDSYTFDSSEKKILIACNSRQIFRHSFIADYFLYDITSKSLTKLFDFQVQEPTFSPDGTKIAYAKENNLYVYDVTSKKITAVTTDGKKNAVINGITDWVYEEEFAFVRAFDWSQDSKKLAYIRFDESAVPEFSMAMYHKDLYPKIETFKYPKAGEKNSAVSLHIYDAAANATKKVDLGNYNDFYIPRLKWTNDSNVLSAQVLNRHQDNLDLLFVDGTTAVAKVVLNEKDKAYVDITDNLTFLKDNSFIWTSEKDGFNHIYLYDKTGKLKNQVTKGNWEVTSYYGFDEKTKTIFYQSTENGSINRAIYRISLDGKNKIALAKTTGTNAATFSPNFQYFINTFSSAAQPTTYTLNEAKTGKEIQVIENNKALSDKLVAYNLPVKEFFVLKTAKGIELNTWILKPKDFDPSKKYPVFMYQYSGPGSQQVNNDWNNKDDYWFISLTQQGYIVVCVDGRGTGFKGADFKKVTQKELGKYEVEDQIDAAKVLGTYPYVDASRIGMFGWSYGGFMASNCIFQGNDVFKMAIAVAPVTNWRFYDSVYTERYLQTPQENESGYDQNSPINYVDKLKGKFLLIHGSGDDNVHLQNSMQMMEALIQANKQFDSEIYPDKDHHILGTETRIHLYTKMTNFIKENL, from the coding sequence ATGAATACAAGTAGAATTACGGTCATACTATTGTTACTGGTTACGACTGTTTTTGGTCAGCAAAAAGTCACTGTTGAAAATATTTATCATGGCGTTTTTCAGGCCAAAGGAATGGACAAATTACAATCCTTGAAAAACACAAACCAGTATACCGTATTGAATGCTGATGAGGCAAGTGGGAGCATGGAGATCGATTTATATGATTTTGCTACGCTTAAAAAAGTATCCAATTTAATTGACACAAAAAATCACGCAGCGCTAGCTGGTAAAATAGACAGTTACACTTTCGATTCTTCTGAAAAAAAGATTTTGATTGCCTGCAACTCCAGACAGATTTTCCGACACTCCTTTATCGCAGATTATTTTTTGTACGATATTACTTCAAAATCCTTAACAAAGCTTTTCGATTTTCAGGTTCAGGAACCAACGTTCTCTCCTGATGGAACTAAAATTGCCTATGCAAAGGAAAATAATTTATATGTGTACGATGTTACTTCAAAAAAAATAACAGCAGTAACGACAGATGGTAAGAAGAATGCAGTCATTAATGGTATTACGGACTGGGTTTATGAAGAAGAATTTGCTTTTGTAAGAGCATTCGACTGGAGTCAGGACAGCAAAAAACTAGCATACATTCGCTTTGATGAAAGTGCAGTTCCTGAGTTCTCAATGGCAATGTATCATAAAGACCTGTATCCGAAAATTGAAACCTTCAAATATCCGAAAGCAGGAGAGAAGAATTCAGCAGTTTCCTTACATATTTATGATGCTGCCGCAAATGCAACCAAAAAAGTAGATCTTGGAAATTACAATGATTTTTATATTCCAAGGTTAAAATGGACCAATGATAGTAATGTACTCTCTGCACAGGTCTTAAACCGTCATCAGGACAATCTGGATTTGTTATTTGTTGATGGGACAACTGCCGTTGCAAAAGTGGTTTTGAATGAGAAAGACAAAGCATACGTTGATATTACAGATAATTTGACTTTTTTAAAAGACAACAGCTTTATCTGGACAAGCGAAAAAGACGGATTCAATCATATTTATTTATATGACAAAACCGGAAAATTAAAAAATCAGGTTACAAAAGGAAACTGGGAAGTAACTTCATACTACGGTTTCGACGAAAAAACAAAAACTATTTTCTATCAATCTACTGAAAATGGTTCTATTAACAGAGCAATTTACCGCATCTCATTAGACGGAAAAAACAAAATTGCGCTGGCTAAAACTACAGGAACAAACGCAGCGACTTTTAGTCCAAACTTCCAATACTTTATCAATACATTCTCTAGTGCTGCTCAGCCAACTACGTATACTTTAAACGAAGCAAAAACGGGTAAAGAGATTCAGGTGATTGAGAACAATAAGGCGCTTTCTGATAAATTGGTAGCTTATAATTTGCCGGTTAAAGAATTCTTTGTTTTAAAAACTGCAAAAGGAATTGAATTAAATACCTGGATATTAAAGCCAAAAGATTTTGATCCTTCCAAAAAATATCCTGTTTTTATGTACCAGTATTCTGGTCCGGGTTCTCAACAAGTAAATAATGATTGGAACAATAAAGATGATTATTGGTTTATATCCCTTACACAACAAGGCTATATTGTAGTTTGTGTTGATGGTCGAGGAACTGGTTTTAAAGGTGCTGATTTCAAAAAAGTAACACAAAAAGAATTAGGAAAATACGAAGTAGAAGATCAGATCGATGCTGCGAAAGTACTTGGAACGTATCCGTATGTTGATGCTTCAAGAATCGGAATGTTCGGATGGAGTTATGGTGGATTTATGGCTTCAAATTGTATTTTTCAGGGGAATGATGTTTTCAAAATGGCAATTGCTGTTGCTCCGGTAACCAACTGGCGTTTTTACGACAGCGTTTATACAGAAAGATACCTGCAGACTCCTCAGGAAAATGAAAGTGGCTATGATCAGAATTCTCCAATAAATTATGTGGACAAATTAAAAGGGAAGTTTCTGTTGATACACGGATCAGGTGATGATAATGTGCATCTGCAAAATTCAATGCAAATGATGGAAGCATTAATTCAGGCTAACAAACAATTTGATTCTGAGATTTATCCGGACAAAGACCATCATATTCTGGGTACAGAAACGAGAATTCATCTTTATACTAAAATGACTAACTTTATCAAAGAAAATTTATAG
- a CDS encoding peptide MFS transporter, with protein sequence MGEKQVKSAHPKGLWVLFGTEMWERFNFYGMRALLTLFLVNSLLMKEEEASLIYGGFLGLCYLTPMLGGFVADRFLGNRNCILLGGLLMAIGQLLLFTSGSIFGEHIDLAKIVMYSALGVIVFGNGFFKPNISSMVGSLYPKQEKTKLDSAFTIFYMGINIGAFLGQSICPLLGDVKDAGGIRDIHAFRWGFLAASAAMFIGTIVFYFLKNKYVVSPEGKPLGGLPSKNDASDFEEGEAQKANFSNKALATAGVAFVALGFFFHYVVGQNLIYTLIYSSGLSLAGLIISDTSLTKIERDRIFVIYIVSFFIIFFWAAFEQAGSSLTFIADNQTDRNFFGWQMPPSMVQIFNGMFVVLLAVPFSILWDTLRANSKEPISPVKLAVGLVIISISFFMIATQVSYIGTSGLLLVKWLILLYFLNTCAELCLSPIGLSLVGKLAPKRFASLLYGVFFLSNASGYALGGTLGSILPATGDKFAKAKELGIDLQAVLDKTITPTAEQIVLLEKHQISAANHFFAGFEIHNLYEFFMVFVVLTGIAAVVLFALTPFLKKMMHGVR encoded by the coding sequence ATGGGAGAGAAACAAGTAAAATCGGCGCATCCAAAAGGACTTTGGGTATTGTTTGGAACGGAGATGTGGGAGCGGTTCAATTTTTATGGAATGCGAGCTTTATTAACTTTATTTCTTGTTAACTCTTTATTAATGAAGGAAGAAGAAGCCTCGTTGATTTATGGTGGTTTTCTTGGACTTTGTTATTTAACTCCAATGTTAGGAGGTTTCGTTGCCGATCGTTTTTTGGGGAACAGAAACTGTATCCTGTTAGGAGGATTATTAATGGCAATCGGACAATTGTTGTTGTTTACCAGCGGAAGTATTTTTGGGGAGCATATTGATCTTGCAAAAATAGTTATGTACTCTGCATTAGGAGTTATTGTGTTTGGTAATGGATTCTTCAAACCAAATATCTCAAGTATGGTGGGGAGTTTGTATCCAAAACAGGAAAAAACAAAATTAGATAGTGCTTTTACTATTTTCTACATGGGTATTAATATCGGAGCCTTTTTAGGTCAGTCTATTTGTCCTTTATTAGGAGATGTAAAAGACGCTGGAGGTATTAGAGATATTCATGCTTTCAGATGGGGTTTCCTGGCAGCTTCTGCAGCCATGTTTATCGGGACTATAGTTTTTTACTTTTTAAAAAATAAATATGTGGTTTCTCCTGAAGGAAAACCACTAGGAGGTTTACCTTCTAAAAATGATGCTTCTGATTTTGAAGAAGGAGAAGCGCAAAAAGCTAATTTCTCTAACAAAGCCCTTGCAACTGCAGGAGTTGCTTTTGTTGCTTTAGGATTCTTTTTTCACTATGTGGTAGGTCAGAATCTGATTTATACTTTGATTTACTCGAGTGGTTTATCATTGGCAGGATTAATTATTTCGGATACTTCTTTAACTAAGATTGAAAGAGACAGGATATTTGTAATTTATATTGTTTCCTTTTTTATTATTTTCTTCTGGGCAGCTTTTGAACAAGCGGGTTCATCATTGACTTTTATTGCAGATAATCAAACCGACAGAAATTTCTTTGGCTGGCAAATGCCTCCGTCAATGGTTCAGATTTTTAACGGAATGTTTGTAGTTTTATTGGCGGTACCGTTCAGTATATTATGGGATACATTAAGAGCCAATAGTAAAGAACCAATCTCTCCTGTAAAATTAGCGGTAGGTCTAGTGATAATATCGATTAGTTTCTTTATGATCGCGACACAGGTTTCTTATATTGGAACTTCAGGATTATTATTGGTTAAATGGTTGATCTTATTGTATTTTTTAAATACATGTGCCGAATTATGTTTGTCTCCTATCGGTTTATCTTTAGTAGGTAAATTGGCTCCAAAACGATTTGCTTCTTTATTGTATGGTGTGTTTTTCTTGTCTAATGCATCAGGTTACGCTTTAGGAGGAACTTTAGGCTCTATTTTGCCTGCAACGGGTGATAAGTTTGCCAAAGCAAAAGAATTAGGTATAGATCTTCAGGCTGTTTTAGATAAAACGATAACACCTACAGCAGAACAAATAGTCCTTTTAGAAAAACATCAAATTAGTGCAGCAAATCACTTTTTTGCAGGATTTGAAATTCATAATTTATACGAGTTTTTCATGGTATTTGTTGTGCTAACAGGTATCGCTGCAGTTGTATTGTTTGCACTGACTCCATTTTTGAAAAAAATGATGCATGGTGTTAGATAA
- a CDS encoding peptide MFS transporter, with amino-acid sequence MEKNITLEEIQNFKGKYPKQLWYLFLVEMWERFCFYGMRGVLAFFMVDQLGLLEGKANLQYGAIQAFVYAFTFIGGIFADKILGFKKSLLFGGIVMILGNLLIAASPHDFFYYGITLSIIGTGFFKPNVSSMVGELYHENDGRRDAGYGMFYAGINIGGMLGGAIPIYLGKNYSWSLCFLSAAIVMIIGVITFLLTKKHLAPIGNSPLENHEPKKRNLYEIAVYVGSLLVIPLVYIMVINSDFTEYFMYTIGVVALSYFLFELLRIKDRKQQYKLLAAFVFIFGYFMFMAISEQSGGSLSLFAKDNLTNKLLFFTIDPNVVNNSINSLYVIIFSPLVGLLWIFLYKRKIEPNTVVKFGLSFILLAAGFFVFYSARFFVDVNGLSSLDVFALGYLVYTLGELCIGPIGMSVITKLSPKRLFGMMMGLWFLSSAFGQFAAGKLGSEMSNANTGTTLMSKLIAYTDGYYQLAIYSLIAGIVLIVTTPLIKKLMQEVK; translated from the coding sequence ATGGAAAAAAATATCACTTTAGAAGAAATACAGAATTTTAAAGGCAAGTATCCAAAGCAATTATGGTATTTGTTTTTGGTTGAAATGTGGGAGCGTTTCTGTTTCTACGGAATGAGAGGAGTTTTAGCATTCTTTATGGTAGACCAATTAGGTTTACTGGAAGGAAAAGCGAATCTGCAATACGGAGCGATTCAGGCTTTTGTTTATGCTTTCACTTTCATCGGAGGAATTTTCGCCGACAAAATTTTAGGATTTAAAAAATCATTACTATTCGGAGGAATAGTAATGATTTTAGGTAATTTACTTATTGCAGCTTCACCCCATGATTTTTTCTATTATGGGATAACACTTTCGATTATTGGAACCGGTTTCTTTAAACCAAACGTATCGTCGATGGTAGGAGAGTTGTATCATGAAAATGATGGTAGAAGAGACGCCGGATACGGAATGTTCTATGCCGGAATCAATATTGGTGGAATGTTAGGAGGAGCGATTCCGATTTACTTAGGTAAAAATTACTCTTGGAGTTTGTGCTTCCTGTCTGCTGCGATTGTAATGATTATTGGAGTTATTACTTTTCTTTTGACCAAAAAACATTTGGCACCAATTGGAAATTCACCTCTTGAGAATCACGAACCTAAAAAACGTAATCTTTATGAGATCGCAGTATATGTAGGTTCATTACTAGTGATACCATTGGTTTATATAATGGTAATTAATTCTGATTTTACAGAATACTTTATGTACACTATTGGTGTGGTTGCATTGTCGTATTTTTTATTCGAATTACTAAGAATTAAAGACAGAAAGCAACAGTATAAATTATTGGCTGCGTTTGTTTTTATCTTCGGATATTTTATGTTCATGGCTATTTCTGAGCAATCCGGAGGATCTTTGTCTTTATTTGCAAAAGATAATTTGACCAATAAATTGTTGTTTTTTACTATTGACCCCAATGTGGTTAACAATAGTATTAATTCATTATATGTAATTATTTTTAGTCCTTTAGTGGGATTGTTATGGATCTTTCTTTACAAAAGAAAAATAGAACCAAATACAGTTGTTAAATTCGGACTTTCCTTTATCCTTTTAGCTGCCGGATTCTTCGTTTTTTATAGCGCAAGATTTTTTGTAGATGTAAACGGATTAAGTTCTTTAGACGTATTTGCCTTAGGATATCTGGTATATACACTAGGAGAATTGTGTATAGGACCAATCGGAATGTCGGTAATTACCAAATTGTCACCAAAAAGATTGTTTGGTATGATGATGGGTTTATGGTTTTTATCAAGTGCATTTGGTCAATTTGCTGCAGGAAAACTGGGGTCAGAAATGTCAAATGCCAATACAGGAACGACATTAATGTCAAAACTTATTGCTTATACAGACGGATACTATCAATTGGCAATCTATTCCTTAATTGCCGGTATCGTTTTAATCGTTACGACACCATTAATTAAGAAATTAATGCAAGAAGTAAAGTAG
- a CDS encoding thioredoxin family protein, whose protein sequence is MKKIFLIAFFLVGAFVAQAQELKWHTDVKEAIAISNKENKPMLLFFTGSDWCGWCIRLQNEVLKTAEFSKWASQNVVLVELDYPRRTPQTPELKNQNNELQQAFGIQGFPTIYFTSAESKDGKVNFKGLGHTGYVAGGPTAWLAVAEGIVHPKKS, encoded by the coding sequence ATGAAAAAAATATTTTTAATAGCTTTCTTTTTGGTTGGAGCATTTGTTGCCCAGGCTCAAGAGTTGAAATGGCATACAGATGTAAAAGAAGCCATTGCAATAAGTAATAAAGAAAACAAACCAATGTTACTGTTTTTTACAGGAAGCGATTGGTGTGGATGGTGTATCCGACTGCAAAATGAAGTTTTAAAAACGGCTGAATTTTCAAAGTGGGCAAGTCAGAATGTTGTTTTAGTTGAATTAGATTATCCTAGAAGAACACCACAGACACCCGAATTAAAAAATCAGAATAACGAATTGCAACAAGCATTTGGTATACAAGGTTTTCCAACCATTTATTTTACCAGCGCTGAATCTAAAGACGGTAAAGTTAATTTTAAAGGCCTTGGTCATACCGGATATGTTGCCGGAGGTCCGACTGCCTGGTTGGCCGTAGCCGAAGGAATTGTTCATCCGAAAAAATCATAA
- a CDS encoding ComEC/Rec2 family competence protein produces MKVLDFPLTKITIAFIMGLLVSYYWLPGFLVTTVSVVSIVILFSIFYFASKKNKKHLVFFGISTYLLSFWLGIISLLLHTNTLQQSHYSHYQKGFEKPHTMSFTLVEKLKGNVYNDRYVAVLNPIENSFYQGKIIVNIEKDSASNRLIIGNTIQTKATLQHLGTVKNPYQFDYGTYLANKQIYAQVFISKSEIRINKKVNRTIWFYAAKLHSRIIYNLTKAGLNKTEMNVAMALILGQQQEISPETLKDYQYSGATHVLSVSGLHVGYIMLFILFLLKPIPNTRKGSFIKLITILVALGLFGIISGLSPPVLRSVVMFSFLAIGNHLRRGSNIYHTLLVSVLLILLFEPYFLFDAGFQLSYIALFSILWIQPLLKEIWKPTTKILTYLWEALTISFAAQIGTFPICLYYFHQFPSLFFVTNILILPVLSFTMIAGIVVLLISVFTGCPIIFIQIFEKSIYLLNTIIHYIASFDFFVIRDIRFNFYYLLSYYLLIITSVIWFKKPTYSKLIATMLSIVFVQLAYISTKKEVENKSELIVYHIKKKTIITERTGQNITLFANDTLLGKDSLQKNISSYLVGSFGILKSIRTIKNIFFFNSKKIFLIDSSGVYKKAISPDVLLLIQSPKINLDRVLLDLNPKIVVSDGSNSYSIQKRWEISCSKRKIPFHSTGEKGFYKLN; encoded by the coding sequence ATGAAAGTATTAGATTTTCCGTTGACTAAAATTACGATTGCCTTTATAATGGGCTTATTGGTTTCTTACTATTGGCTACCTGGCTTTTTAGTAACAACTGTCTCTGTCGTAAGTATTGTAATTCTTTTTTCAATCTTTTATTTTGCATCAAAAAAGAATAAAAAACACCTCGTTTTTTTTGGAATAAGCACCTACTTACTTTCCTTTTGGCTGGGTATCATCAGCTTGCTACTGCATACAAATACACTTCAACAATCTCATTACAGTCATTACCAAAAAGGATTCGAAAAGCCACATACTATGTCTTTTACTTTAGTTGAAAAGCTAAAGGGCAATGTTTACAATGATCGTTATGTTGCCGTTTTAAATCCTATTGAAAACAGCTTTTATCAAGGAAAAATTATTGTAAATATCGAGAAAGACAGTGCTTCAAATAGGTTAATTATTGGAAATACAATTCAAACAAAAGCCACTTTACAGCACCTGGGAACAGTAAAAAATCCCTATCAATTTGATTATGGAACTTATCTGGCCAACAAACAAATATATGCCCAGGTTTTTATTTCTAAATCCGAAATCAGAATTAACAAAAAAGTCAACAGAACTATTTGGTTTTATGCCGCAAAGCTACACTCAAGGATCATTTACAACCTTACTAAAGCGGGTTTAAACAAAACCGAAATGAATGTAGCGATGGCCTTAATTTTAGGTCAGCAACAAGAAATTTCACCCGAAACCCTTAAAGATTATCAATATTCGGGGGCAACACATGTTTTGTCTGTTTCAGGACTGCACGTAGGTTACATTATGTTATTTATTCTTTTTCTTCTGAAACCGATCCCCAATACACGTAAGGGCTCTTTTATAAAGCTAATTACCATTTTGGTGGCGCTAGGTCTTTTTGGTATTATCTCTGGCTTATCACCTCCTGTTTTGCGCTCTGTGGTCATGTTTTCCTTTCTGGCTATCGGGAATCATCTTAGAAGAGGCAGCAACATTTATCACACCTTACTGGTTTCTGTATTGTTAATTTTGTTATTTGAGCCTTATTTTTTATTTGATGCGGGATTTCAATTGAGTTATATTGCCTTATTCTCGATTCTTTGGATACAACCATTATTAAAAGAGATTTGGAAACCCACAACCAAAATCCTGACTTATCTGTGGGAAGCTTTAACGATTTCCTTTGCCGCCCAAATTGGAACATTCCCAATTTGTTTGTATTACTTCCATCAATTTCCTTCTTTATTTTTTGTAACCAATATTCTTATTCTTCCGGTCTTATCTTTTACAATGATTGCCGGAATTGTTGTACTGCTCATTTCTGTCTTTACCGGCTGTCCGATAATCTTTATTCAGATTTTTGAAAAAAGCATATATCTGTTAAATACAATCATACACTATATCGCCTCTTTTGATTTTTTTGTTATTCGCGACATTCGCTTTAATTTTTATTATTTACTTAGTTATTATCTACTGATCATTACGAGCGTTATCTGGTTCAAGAAACCAACTTATAGTAAATTAATCGCCACTATGCTTTCTATAGTTTTTGTTCAGCTGGCCTATATTAGCACCAAAAAAGAGGTCGAAAACAAATCGGAACTAATTGTATATCATATCAAGAAAAAAACCATTATCACCGAGCGAACCGGCCAAAACATTACCCTCTTTGCAAATGATACTCTTTTAGGAAAAGACTCCCTTCAAAAAAATATAAGTTCCTATCTGGTGGGGAGTTTTGGAATACTAAAGTCGATCCGTACAATTAAAAACATCTTCTTTTTTAATTCTAAAAAAATCTTCCTGATTGACAGTAGCGGAGTCTATAAAAAAGCTATTTCGCCTGATGTTCTCCTTCTAATACAATCCCCAAAAATAAATCTGGATCGTGTTTTACTTGACTTAAACCCAAAAATAGTAGTATCGGATGGATCCAACTCTTATTCGATTCAAAAACGTTGGGAAATAAGCTGCTCCAAAAGAAAAATCCCTTTTCACTCTACCGGTGAAAAGGGATTCTATAAATTAAACTAG
- a CDS encoding C40 family peptidase, producing the protein MKKLLVLLFSALLFASCKSSSTVVDKKESKRENKYAVKHLVDVATDNLGVRYKAGGTTKSGFDCSGLVYTAFQTENISMPRSSYEQSKIGKIIQFKDAQKGDLIFFKTNRSKQINHVGLITEANSNEIKFVHSSTSKGVIISSTKEAYYQNSFAQINRVLE; encoded by the coding sequence TTGAAAAAACTACTCGTTTTACTCTTTTCCGCTCTGCTTTTTGCTTCTTGTAAATCAAGCTCCACTGTAGTAGATAAAAAGGAATCAAAGCGGGAGAACAAATATGCAGTAAAACATTTAGTCGATGTAGCAACGGACAATCTTGGTGTGCGATACAAAGCGGGAGGCACGACTAAAAGTGGTTTTGACTGCTCTGGATTGGTTTATACTGCCTTTCAAACCGAGAATATCTCAATGCCAAGAAGTTCTTATGAGCAATCTAAAATCGGGAAAATTATCCAGTTTAAGGATGCTCAAAAAGGTGATTTGATTTTCTTTAAGACCAACAGAAGCAAACAAATCAATCATGTTGGGCTAATTACGGAGGCTAATTCAAACGAAATAAAATTTGTACATTCTTCTACTTCAAAAGGCGTAATAATCTCCTCCACCAAAGAAGCTTATTATCAAAATTCTTTTGCCCAGATCAACAGGGTTCTCGAATAG